GCTGCCCACGTGCAGCCACAGCGGATCGGGCAGCGCATCCGGGAGGCGATTGGTCCTCCAGGTGAACGCGCCTGCGAGACCGGGCTCCTCGGCCATCAGGCGCGAAAGCAGGAGCCTGCGGGGACGGGGAGCAAGGAGTCGGGAAAGGAAAGTGGTCACGGGTGCCATTGAAATGGAACGGGGAGCGGTGTGGGGCGCCATGGGCTCCGGTAGAATCCGGGGGTCCGGCCCCAAGATCCATGCCCCCACCTGCCGACGCCATTATTCCAGCCAACGACGGCGAGGGCGAGGCCCGCCGGCGGGCAGCCTCGGCTTTCGCCCGCCTCGCGCAATCCCCGAACCCCCTGCTGCTGTTCGTGACGCACGCCCGGGGCGGCGGGGTGGCCCGGCATGTGCGCGAGCTGGCATCCCTGCTTGCGCCCGCAGCCAACGTTCTCGTGCTGCGCCCGCACCTGCGTTCCTACCTGGCGCTCGGGGGCGAAGGCGAGCATCGCGAAGCGAGGCTGTGGTTCCATCGCGACGAGGAGTGGGAGTCGCTCCTCGCCTGCCTGCGAGCGCTCGGCGTGGCCCGCGTCCATGTCCACCACGTCCATGGCATGCCGCCGCGCATCCTCGAACTCGGGCGGGAAATCGGATGTCCGTGGGACGTGACGGTGCACGACTACTATCCGCTGTGCCCGCAGTACCAGCTTGTGGACGCTTCCGGTCGCTATTGCGGCGAGCCCGACGTGGCCGGATGCACGCGATGCCTCGCCGCGAGCCCGCCCCAGTGGCCGCTAGGCATCACCGACTGGCGAGCCGCCTTCGAGCGCCTTCTCGACGGCGCTGCTCGCGTGATAGCGCCTTCGCGCGATGCGGCTGCGCGCATCGTCCGCTACTTCCCGCAAGTTTCGCCTGTCGTCTGGGCGCACGCGGAACCGTTCGAGCCGGCGCTGGCCGCGCGAAAGATCCTCGTCCTGGGCGGCCTCTCGCCGGCCAAGGGGATGAACGTGCTGGTTGCCTGTGCGCGAGACGCGCTGCGCCGCGGGCTCGCCCTTCGCTTCCGGGTGATCGGCCACCTCGCGTGGCCCCTGGACGACGAGGGTCTGCCGATCGATTTCACGGGGGAATACCCCGAAGGGGCGCTATCCTCGCTCATCGAGCGGGAGAGGGCCGATGCGATCCTCTTCCCGGCGCAATGGCCGGAAACCTGGTCGTACACCCTGAGCGCCGCCATCGACTCCGGCCTTCCCATCCTCGCCACCGACCTCGGCGCCTTCCCCGAGCGCCTCGCAGACGTGCCTGGCACGAGATTGCTGGCATGGAACTCCCCGGCGGAGCAGTTCAATGACGCCCTTCTCGTGATGACGGAAGGCGCCCGGCCGCGGCCGCCCCGCGCCGCCACCGCTCCGGATGGCGAAAAGGCCTATCGGCGCCGGTATCTCGAGGGGGTGACGCCACGCCCCGGGGCTTACCAGCCGGCTGACTCGGGCACCGTCGGACGGGCCCTCGCTCCCGAGGAGGCAATTGCGCGCGCCACCCTCGTCGAACTCTTCGACGATGGGGTGCGCAGCGGCAACGGCCGCTCGACCGCCGAGCTGCAGGATCGACTGCCCGCCGCGGATCGGGATCTCGACGCGGCGACGGCGATGCACAATCGCGCCATCCGGGCCGAATCCGAATCCGCCGACGCCAGCGAGCGAGCGCAGTCGCTCGCCGGGGACCTTGCGGCCACCCGCGTCGAGGCGGCCCGACTCGCCGATCTCGAACGGGCGGCCACAGCGCGCGCGGCGGAAATGCAGTCCAGCACTTCCTGGCGTCTGACCGCGCCACTGCGCGCGCTGGCCCGCCTTCTGAGGCGCTGATTCGCCTTTCTCCCGGGCGCCCGTTCGCGTTCCCGGCCGGTGTATCATCTGCCCACTGCGGCAGCCACCCCCCGGAAAAGAAAAGCGAGAGATCGTGGCCCTGAACGCCCGCTGGATCCCGAAGTTCTCCCTGAACGACATCATCCGCGTCACGATCGGGGTCGTGGTGGTCGGCTTCTTCCTGACGCACGAGGCGGAGTGGAAGGAGTTCCGAATCCTGCACCAGCTCGAGCTCTGGGCCTACGACACCCGGCTGCGTTTCTTCCTGCCCAAGACCCGCGATACGCGCGTTGTCATCGTCGATATCGACGAGAAGAGCCTGAAGGCCGAAGGGCGCTTCCCGTGGCCGCGCAACAAGCTGGCAACCATGATCAAGCAGCTCTTCGAGCGGTACCATATCCGGGTCGTCGGCTTCGACATCGCATTTCCGGAGTCCGATACGAGTTCGGGCCTTCCGATCTTCGAGGGCCTCGCAAAGGGTGAGCTCAAGGACAATGCGGAATACCAGGCGTTCCTGAAAGGCGCGCGAGCGTCGCTCGACTACGACCAGCTCTTCGCCAACGAGATCGCCAAGGGGCCCGTGGTCCTCGGCGCGTCCCTGCGAGGCAAGGACGACATCGCTGGCGTGCTACCGGCTCCGGTGTTCGACGTGAAGGCGCTGGGCGACGTCACCTACGCCTACTTCACCGCCACCGGTTACAGCGGCAACATCGAGTTGCTCCAGAACGCCGCAACGGCCACCGGGCACATCTACCCGGCCCTGGACGTTGATGGCGTGACGCGCCGCGTCCCGATGTTCATGCGCTACAAGGACGGATTCTACGAGGCCCTGTCGCTTGCGATCGCGCGTACTTCCCTCGGGAACGCCCCGGTGAAGATCAAACTCGACAAGCCGCGAAAAGTCGGCAACCGCTACGAGGGATGGATGGGCTCCATCCAGATCGGCGAGGTGGACGTGCCTCTCGACCGCGCGATGACCGCGATGGTTCCCTACCTGGACACCGGGGGCTTTCGCTACGTCTCGGCCACCGACGTGATCCGGGGAACGCTCCCGGTCGAGGACCTCAAGGACAAGATCGTGATCGTGGGAACCTCCGCGGCGGGTCTTGTGGACCTGCGCGCAACCCCGGTGCGTGAGGACCTGCCCGGCGTCGAGGCCCACGCTGCCCTCGTGGCCGGCATCCTCGACGGCACGATCAAGAACCGCCCGCCCGAAGTGATGGGCATCGTCGTGCTGCTGGTCATGCTCGTCGGCATTCCCCTGGCCATCGTGCTGCCGCGGCTTTCGGCAGTGTGGTCCACGGTAGTGGTGGGTGCCCTGTTCGCGCTCGTGGTGGCCTCGAACCTCTACCTGTGGCAGGCAAAGAACTGGGTAGTGCCCCTCGCCTCGCCTCTGATGATGCTGGTGCTGCTTTACTTCATGAACATGGTCTACGGCTTCTTCGCCGAGGCGCGCTCCCGGCGCCTCATCACGGGGCTGTTCGGCACCTACGTGCCCAAGGAACTCGTGGCCGAGATGTCGAAGAACCCGGGCGAATACTCGATGAAGGGCGAAAGCCGCGAGATGACGGTTCTCTTCTCCGACGTGCGCGACTTCACATCGATTTCCGAAGGCCTCTCGCCGGAGGGGCTCAAGGACCTGATGAACGCCTACCTCACTGCCATGACGGAGAAGGTTCAGGAGAAGCGCGGGACGATCGACAAGTACATCGGGGACGCGATCATGGCCTTCTGGGGCGCCCCGCTCACCGACCCCGATCACGCGACGCACGCCCTCGAGACCGCAGTGGCCATGCAGAAGAGCCTGCGCGACCTCGATGCCCCCTTCGCCAAGCGCGGCTGGCCCGCCCTGCACATCGGCGTCGGTCTCAACTGCGGCATGATGAGCGTGGGCGACATGGGCTCGAAGTTCCGCCGCTCCTACACCGTGATGGGCGATTCGGTGAACCTCGCCTCGCGCCTCGAATCCCTCACGAAGGAATACGGCGTAGGCATCCTCGTCACGGAGAACATCGTGCGCATGGTGCCCGGCTTCAACTACCGCGAGATCGACAAGGTGCGTG
This Betaproteobacteria bacterium DNA region includes the following protein-coding sequences:
- a CDS encoding glycosyltransferase, with protein sequence MPPPADAIIPANDGEGEARRRAASAFARLAQSPNPLLLFVTHARGGGVARHVRELASLLAPAANVLVLRPHLRSYLALGGEGEHREARLWFHRDEEWESLLACLRALGVARVHVHHVHGMPPRILELGREIGCPWDVTVHDYYPLCPQYQLVDASGRYCGEPDVAGCTRCLAASPPQWPLGITDWRAAFERLLDGAARVIAPSRDAAARIVRYFPQVSPVVWAHAEPFEPALAARKILVLGGLSPAKGMNVLVACARDALRRGLALRFRVIGHLAWPLDDEGLPIDFTGEYPEGALSSLIERERADAILFPAQWPETWSYTLSAAIDSGLPILATDLGAFPERLADVPGTRLLAWNSPAEQFNDALLVMTEGARPRPPRAATAPDGEKAYRRRYLEGVTPRPGAYQPADSGTVGRALAPEEAIARATLVELFDDGVRSGNGRSTAELQDRLPAADRDLDAATAMHNRAIRAESESADASERAQSLAGDLAATRVEAARLADLERAATARAAEMQSSTSWRLTAPLRALARLLRR
- a CDS encoding adenylate/guanylate cyclase domain-containing protein is translated as MALNARWIPKFSLNDIIRVTIGVVVVGFFLTHEAEWKEFRILHQLELWAYDTRLRFFLPKTRDTRVVIVDIDEKSLKAEGRFPWPRNKLATMIKQLFERYHIRVVGFDIAFPESDTSSGLPIFEGLAKGELKDNAEYQAFLKGARASLDYDQLFANEIAKGPVVLGASLRGKDDIAGVLPAPVFDVKALGDVTYAYFTATGYSGNIELLQNAATATGHIYPALDVDGVTRRVPMFMRYKDGFYEALSLAIARTSLGNAPVKIKLDKPRKVGNRYEGWMGSIQIGEVDVPLDRAMTAMVPYLDTGGFRYVSATDVIRGTLPVEDLKDKIVIVGTSAAGLVDLRATPVREDLPGVEAHAALVAGILDGTIKNRPPEVMGIVVLLVMLVGIPLAIVLPRLSAVWSTVVVGALFALVVASNLYLWQAKNWVVPLASPLMMLVLLYFMNMVYGFFAEARSRRLITGLFGTYVPKELVAEMSKNPGEYSMKGESREMTVLFSDVRDFTSISEGLSPEGLKDLMNAYLTAMTEKVQEKRGTIDKYIGDAIMAFWGAPLTDPDHATHALETAVAMQKSLRDLDAPFAKRGWPALHIGVGLNCGMMSVGDMGSKFRRSYTVMGDSVNLASRLESLTKEYGVGILVTENIVRMVPGFNYREIDKVRVKGKLEGVAIFEPIGRQSDLGQETLQEASRFHKAIDAYRAQRWDEAENLLKNLAYAAPESKLYKLYLDRVAHFRASPPPANWDGVFTFTTK